The Populus alba chromosome 6, ASM523922v2, whole genome shotgun sequence genomic interval CCCCTCAAATTGCCAACCATGATATAGGCATTCCAGTCTTCCATCTATCAACTGACCTTCTGATAGTTTAGCTAACCTAAATCAAGTAGAGCCAAGTTCAAGGTTTTGTCACTTGTACAGCCCACATCTTAAGATCTCTATCATTTCGCCAGTGTTTCCCACAGAAATTTTGAGTTCGACTAACGCCATAGAGCAGAGAAATCTTTGCCATCAAATGCAGATGATCAATCAAAGTTCAAGAATTTCTGTTCCTTACCATTAGCAATACAGCATCCCCATATATTCAATTTCAACAGACCACACACGCAACACTTAGTTCACGGTTTATAGATGTTCAAATGTGCAgcagtttatttaattaatcaaaaactTCTTTTAATCATGCAAATAATCTAATCCCAAACCTAAACCACTGCTTAAACTCCCAGCAAGAATTTCCAGCTAATTTCACTATATATCCAGCAAAATCCTAAAACCAAACAAGAGAAATCACAACAAGAACATCAAAACAAGAAACTAAGAAAAGAACCCGAATGCCCTTTTCTTGGATGTGAAATCAAAGCAAGATCCAACTTCTAGTACTCAACACAAGACAAGAAAACTTGAAACATACATGTGATAAGATTTATTACCTGTGGGGACATCTATCTTCAAAACAGCGAAGTTCACCCTGTCCATCTTTATACAACACTACCTGCTTATCAAACACAGTTAGGCCTAAAGGAGCATCATCTGGTACATCCTTGGTAAGATAAAGTGGGTACCACTCTTCTGTCCAATCATAGTCTGCCACCTCTCTTTCTCCCCTCCTTTCCTCCTCGCTAGAAGGACCCACAAGCACTAAGTGATCATCATTATCCTCTCCTTTACTCTGATCCTCAATTGATGAAGGTACGGTATTACTACTTGTAAGATCTGTAACTGCATGGCACTTAATAGACCCTTGCTGCTGCTTTACATGTATTGGCCTCAAGGTTTTTCTTGGTTTAGGAGTGAGGGAGAGGGGATAAAAGGCGAGAGGCTTCGAGAGGGAAGTGGTGTGAGAGAGAAATGGGAATTTAAGGATAGGTGAAGCCATGATGCATGCAGGTGGTTCTGTTACTCTAGGGGAAGAGACAGTGAGAGAGGTGGAGAACAAAGTAGAGAAAATGGAGTCATGCGGAGAAGGGAGAAGAAGAATTGATGAGTGTCAAAGTGAAAGACATGACGTTGCTTGCAAGATGCTTGCACCAACCCTTACCACACAATGGTACCAGACAGTAGTCAACGGTAGGTATCATAGTGACAGTTAAACTGAGCAGTTTCTTAGGAAAAACTataactcaaattgaatctacaaagaatttttttatttcaattggaTCTGAGTGTTTATAGAAATTCTCAATTGAATTCTCCATCTAAACTCCTCACAAATTTTTAATAGGAAACTATGAATTTCCCATACACAAATTTAAAGCCTCTTATACCATGAAATTCTGTAATAGGGAGTTAATTTAGTATTACTAGGAGATGATGATATTAGTAttaatgagagagaaaaaaaaatataaaatatgtttttgtgcTTAAAAGAATATCAAGACCTAAGAAGTAATATTTTTTGGGGCTTAGCTGGGTGGTATTCCAAGcccatcaagaaaaatattgggCGGACACCAAGCATCTAGGCTAGGACTTCAACCCGAGCCCATCCAAATAGCTGGGTTTGGGTTTGGGCCAAAAATTAGGccataacaattatatattttatgctaAAAATGATATATCTTAACACCTCACTTTTAATTTAAAGTGTTATAAAATTGTATGGAGTTACCATCACATTCACACTCCCATTATACATGTCCTTTACAGGTCAGGGCACATatttaaacaatataatttttaaataaaaaaaaagatttattcagtttttcttataaataatctcttgatttgaatgaaaatatatattaaaaaaaaaaattaaaatatgttatgCATATGTACTTTGATCCATCCTTGACATGTAGATTCCACCATATATAACAACGAGAGGGCTGAAATGAAGCTTGCCGGCAAAATCCTCCTCCTTCATCCATTCGTCATTGAACAAGATTGTCGAATTTCCCCTTCCTCACCTGTTTTCACTCCAATGCTGGTTAGCTTAAGAAATGACTGGCTCCAACTCTCAAAGAACCTTCCTTGATCATTTGCTAAATCTTCTACTAGATTCCTCGTCCTGTTGTCGTCTAAAAGAACAGAATCTGATTGGAAAAGGCCTTTGCGGGCTACAAGGTTTCTGTAGTACTGGTTATCAAATGATGAGGATGTTTCAGGATCATTAACAACTGTTATTGAAACGCTTGCATCCGCTGGACATCTTTGCGTTAGCTCATTCGCATATTTCTTGTCTAGAGATGAGTCGATGAGTGTCAGCTTCCCCTTGGAGTTCTCTTGGAACCTATCTCTGAACGCGCTGCAATGAGCTGATCCTATAGTGTGAGCTCCTGCAAAGCAAAaccatttattttagttttttttcatcaacAGGTCTTCTGGATGTGACAACAATCAGTCGATATCCATGGTTCATGAGCTCGGTACAGCACGTCAAACGCAATCTCCGATCATCCTCTACTCGGTTAGTTGTTAGGTTGATGTCAGAAGCTACCATTCTAGCTATGGAGTGTTCTAACAAAGTTTTGGACTCGTTGTCACATACCTGATAGCACAACAAGGTCTTCAAGGGATAATCCTTTAGCTGTGAAGATGTTGATCATCTCATTCATTGTAAAAGTTGTGTCTATGATATTAGGTCTCACATTTGCAGCTGCAGATACCATCCCATCTCTCCTACCAGTTGGAATCTGAAGCTGAGGTCCACCACTCTGTTTTCATATTCTTCATTAATCAATAACCAATCACAGGAAGCATAGAAATGGACAAGGAATAATATGTAGTACCAACAAGGCAATAAGAGATATTACAATTGCAACAGCATCTCTAGCTGCTAAAGCGACAACATCAGCACAAGAAACAGTTCCTGGACAGAAGATTTCAAGATTTCTTTTAGCTGAATCAATAACTTGAAACCCTCCTAGAGACCTGTTCCCTGGATCGCTTCTCTCCGTCCCGTTTCCTTGCAGCAGCACAGATGCATCACAACCCtgtaaacataacaaaaactaaCTCGAATTGAGGAGTAGCCACCAATTACATGGTATAAGAATATGATTCCAGTTATTCTGGGGTGCTGATAAATCAATTAATACTATCAGATCGCAAAAGGAGAATCCTATGAAGGAGCCCTTGATGATTTAAAACAAGCAGATAAAGCATACAAATCACAATACACTCAACGAGTGCGGTGGTGAGACTATTAGGCCTCTTCACAATACACTCAATGACAGATGTATACTGCAATAGCTCAATCTCCATGGCTACtctaaaaaaagtttttttttttttttttttttgctttaaatcatCAAGCAGTGTCAGTTTTCAATCATATATTCTTTGCGGGGATATAGTAGTGAAATGCCATATCCAAAATGCTGTTTTCTGGCACACATGAGGCAAATTCAGATAACACACTAAGCACCCATCAGGTGAGAAAGACTCACCTCTACAAAGCAGTCATGGAAAACCAAACGAACTAGCTTCCCTGGTATAGTAGGGTCAGAAGAGGAAGCTGATCTCACTGTGTTTGACACAATAAGTTCAGCAGCTGGGCATGAAGCTCCataaaagttgaaaaagagACTAGCAGAACAAGGAGAAGAAACAACATATAAGAGAACAAGAGCCAGAAAGCTATACAAATGAGGTCTTGCAGAAGAGGGCACAGAGTTTGTCTCCATGAGGAGATTTTTTAGTGCTTTTTTAGGCAAACTGCACACACAC includes:
- the LOC118050165 gene encoding peroxidase 18 is translated as MAVCVCSLPKKALKNLLMETNSVPSSARPHLYSFLALVLLYVVSSPCSASLFFNFYGASCPAAELIVSNTVRSASSSDPTIPGKLVRLVFHDCFVEGCDASVLLQGNGTERSDPGNRSLGGFQVIDSAKRNLEIFCPGTVSCADVVALAARDAVAISGGPQLQIPTGRRDGMVSAAANVRPNIIDTTFTMNEMINIFTAKGLSLEDLVVLSGAHTIGSAHCSAFRDRFQENSKGKLTLIDSSLDKKYANELTQRCPADASVSITVVNDPETSSSFDNQYYRNLVARKGLFQSDSVLLDDNRTRNLVEDLANDQGRFFESWSQSFLKLTSIGVKTGEEGEIRQSCSMTNG